The following coding sequences are from one Halictus rubicundus isolate RS-2024b chromosome 11, iyHalRubi1_principal, whole genome shotgun sequence window:
- the Ndufv3 gene encoding NADH:ubiquinone oxidoreductase subunit V3, whose translation MLRPIANIISSQKRNLPLLRTLSTKAKSTKTPKQSGTDGNVKGLSDKCVNVPNQPVGPGAAKNKEYKNPEYFCYHVDSFGEAEVELAPYRLPAPSNKVPFKP comes from the exons ATGTTACGCCCTATTGCAAATATAATTTCGTCGCAG AAAAGGAACTTACCGTTGTTACGAACTTTGTCGACGAAAGCGAAGTCAACAAAAACGCCTAAGCAGTCCGGAACGGATGGAAATGTTAAAGGTCTCAGTGACAAATGTGTCAATGTCCCAAATCAAC CTGTAGGTCCTGGCGCTGCTAAGAACAAGGAATACAAAAATCCTGAATATTTCTGTTATCACGTAGACAGTTTTGGTGAGGCAGAAGTTGAACTAGCACCGTATAGATTACCAGCACCTTCTAACAAAGTACCCTTCAAGCCATAA
- the Hspc300 gene encoding hematopoietic stem/progenitor cell protein 300 isoform X2 — MAAVHREAIQKQIQQDWANREYIEVITGSIKKITDFLNSFDMSCRSRIAVLNEKLTTLERRIEYLEAC; from the exons ATGGCCGCTGTGCATCGAGAAGCAATCCAAAAACAAATTCAACAAGACTGGGCAAACCGTGAATACATTGAAGTTATAACTGGTAGCATTAAAAAGATCACCGATTTTCTGAATTCTTTTG ATATGTCTTGTAGGTCACGAATAGCAGTCTTAAACGAAAAACTGACTACGCTTGAAAGAAGAATAGAGTATCTTGAAGCATGT TAA
- the Hspc300 gene encoding hematopoietic stem/progenitor cell protein 300 isoform X1, which translates to MAAVHREAIQKQIQQDWANREYIEVITGSIKKITDFLNSFDMSCRSRIAVLNEKLTTLERRIEYLEACVTKGETLT; encoded by the exons ATGGCCGCTGTGCATCGAGAAGCAATCCAAAAACAAATTCAACAAGACTGGGCAAACCGTGAATACATTGAAGTTATAACTGGTAGCATTAAAAAGATCACCGATTTTCTGAATTCTTTTG ATATGTCTTGTAGGTCACGAATAGCAGTCTTAAACGAAAAACTGACTACGCTTGAAAGAAGAATAGAGTATCTTGAAGCATGT GTCACAAAAGGAGAAACACTAACTTAA
- the LOC143359061 gene encoding uncharacterized protein LOC143359061 produces MQAEYEKDPAKRIGLWFYPAIQLGGIMGLHDMYIRTQCKTALHALQRIGYYVLPMGGLGFTLPAMTLVSEGIRGKRDPLNYFVGGLSCLPILKQWLNLPPFMVRNGILLVALSVTIYGICEDNDGVHLPTTEHIRAKRLLVYDK; encoded by the exons ATGCAGGCAGAGTATGAGAAAGATCCAGCGAAGAGGATAGGACTCTGGTTCTACCCAGCAATACAATTAGGAGGGATTATGGGTTTACATGACATGTATATACGTACACAGTGCAAGACAGCATTACATGCTTTACAACGTATAGGATATTATGTCCTACCAATGGGTGGACTAGGTTTTACTTTACCTGCTATGACTCTCGTCTCCGAAGGAATCAGAGGAAAGCGTGATCCGCTCAATTACTTTGTAGGAG GATTATCTTGCTTGCCCATACTCAAACAGTGGTTGAACTTACCTCCTTTTATGGTACGGAATGGAATTTTATTGGTTGCTCTTAGTGTAACTATTTATGGCATTTGCGAAGATAATGATGGAGTACATTTGCCAACCACTGAACACATTAGGGCCAAAAGACTTCTGGTGtacgataaataa
- the Hspc300 gene encoding hematopoietic stem/progenitor cell protein 300 isoform X3, which produces MAAVHREAIQKQIQQDWANREYIEVITDMSCRSRIAVLNEKLTTLERRIEYLEACVTKGETLT; this is translated from the exons ATGGCCGCTGTGCATCGAGAAGCAATCCAAAAACAAATTCAACAAGACTGGGCAAACCGTGAATACATTGAAGTTATAACTG ATATGTCTTGTAGGTCACGAATAGCAGTCTTAAACGAAAAACTGACTACGCTTGAAAGAAGAATAGAGTATCTTGAAGCATGT GTCACAAAAGGAGAAACACTAACTTAA